One Pyrococcus furiosus DSM 3638 genomic region harbors:
- a CDS encoding ABC transporter permease subunit, which translates to MRRDELIKSGIMTFLAIVVMFLILFPVYYIFTVSIKPAATIATTELDLIPDKVTGEAYGEVLFGLKGTRISEEFTGTLEGSAKIVGGKLQVENGVIKGEVKYGPFTGIRFEVPVSGLSFELSQQVNEVQGNLKAEISGIISLTRVNSDGTIGLGVIKNVTLKSGEVNGLKISEGKLAGFIRIRDSGKAELTAIGKFVNSKFFHHLRNSLILATLTVFLTLLFVVPAAYAFSRLKFFGREHILYFYLMFTQVAGGLGIAGLIALYGMLVKLGLYNKLPALAIIYAAGSVPFNTWLLKSYIDSISPDFDEAALVDGASYLQIIRYVLLPMALPGIATVAVMSFIGGWTEFILASLLLTEENQPLSVWIYTLMGGIGRGIDWNYFAAAALLFALPVFIMFMLAQNYIRSGLTVGGLKE; encoded by the coding sequence ATGAGGAGAGATGAGCTTATAAAATCTGGAATAATGACTTTTTTGGCAATAGTGGTCATGTTTTTAATCCTCTTCCCAGTTTACTACATATTCACGGTTTCCATAAAACCGGCTGCGACAATAGCAACAACTGAATTAGATTTAATACCTGATAAAGTTACTGGGGAAGCTTATGGGGAAGTACTCTTTGGGTTAAAGGGAACTAGAATTTCAGAAGAATTTACAGGGACACTAGAAGGATCGGCAAAAATAGTTGGGGGAAAGCTTCAGGTTGAAAACGGAGTTATAAAAGGTGAAGTTAAATACGGTCCATTTACAGGTATAAGATTTGAAGTTCCAGTTAGTGGATTGTCATTTGAGTTATCCCAACAGGTTAATGAAGTTCAAGGAAATCTAAAGGCTGAGATTAGTGGAATAATCTCCTTAACTAGGGTTAATTCAGACGGTACCATAGGGCTTGGTGTAATAAAGAACGTTACCCTGAAGTCAGGGGAAGTCAATGGGTTAAAAATCTCAGAAGGAAAATTAGCTGGATTTATAAGAATAAGAGACTCTGGAAAGGCTGAACTTACAGCGATTGGGAAGTTCGTAAACTCAAAGTTCTTCCACCACCTTAGGAATAGCTTAATTCTTGCAACATTAACTGTGTTCCTGACTTTACTCTTCGTAGTTCCGGCTGCATATGCATTCTCAAGGCTCAAGTTCTTTGGAAGAGAGCACATACTATACTTCTACCTGATGTTTACCCAGGTAGCAGGAGGTTTAGGAATAGCGGGATTGATAGCCCTTTATGGTATGCTCGTAAAGCTAGGCCTCTACAACAAGCTTCCAGCTTTGGCCATAATATACGCTGCAGGTAGCGTTCCATTCAACACTTGGCTTCTCAAAAGTTACATAGACTCTATAAGTCCAGACTTTGACGAGGCCGCACTTGTTGATGGAGCAAGCTATCTCCAGATAATAAGATACGTATTACTCCCAATGGCTCTTCCAGGAATTGCTACGGTAGCAGTTATGTCATTCATAGGAGGGTGGACAGAATTCATCCTTGCAAGCCTATTGTTAACCGAGGAGAATCAACCTCTCTCAGTGTGGATATACACCCTAATGGGTGGAATTGGAAGGGGAATTGACTGGAACTACTTTGCAGCTGCAGCGTTACTATTTGCACTTCCCGTGTTTATAATGTTCATGCTTGCTCAAAACTACATTAGAAGTGGCCTAACTGTCGGTGGATTGAAAGAATGA
- a CDS encoding carbohydrate ABC transporter permease, whose product MKKTTVAALMLIIPGIAAFLFFNLWPIVYSIYLAFTNAKLGNFPIQSPTAEPLRFVGLENFKWLLKQEKFLNAFKWTWIFVATSVTLKVLAGLFLSLLYNSKYVRGKTIYRSLLIIPWALPLLFSVTVWKFMFDPVFGPINLTLKSIGVEGPNWINDPFWGFIALNIIEVWLAYPFMMTVITAALQSVPDVLIEAAIIDGANYWQRLRHVVLPVVGKPIAFATILTSAASFQYFMVPYIYNAGLFEDRFILLYGFRQAFGATPYYGRATAVMIIATIILAIYMYVNVKITRLQEGAKE is encoded by the coding sequence ATGAAAAAAACAACAGTAGCTGCACTCATGTTAATAATCCCAGGAATAGCGGCGTTCTTGTTTTTCAACTTGTGGCCAATAGTATACTCAATCTACCTAGCCTTTACCAATGCAAAATTAGGGAACTTCCCAATTCAATCCCCTACAGCCGAACCTTTGAGGTTTGTTGGATTGGAGAACTTTAAGTGGTTATTAAAGCAAGAAAAGTTTCTTAATGCATTTAAGTGGACGTGGATATTTGTGGCAACAAGCGTTACTTTAAAAGTTCTTGCTGGTCTATTCTTAAGCCTCCTGTACAATAGTAAGTATGTGAGAGGAAAAACTATCTATAGGTCTCTACTCATTATTCCCTGGGCACTTCCTCTCCTGTTCTCAGTTACGGTGTGGAAGTTCATGTTTGATCCTGTATTTGGGCCAATAAACCTAACTCTAAAATCAATTGGTGTCGAGGGGCCTAACTGGATAAATGATCCATTTTGGGGGTTCATCGCTCTCAACATAATAGAAGTTTGGCTGGCTTATCCATTCATGATGACGGTAATTACTGCAGCCCTTCAGTCAGTGCCAGATGTGCTAATAGAGGCTGCAATTATTGATGGAGCAAACTACTGGCAGAGGCTCAGGCATGTAGTTCTTCCCGTAGTTGGAAAGCCAATAGCATTTGCAACGATACTCACAAGTGCGGCCAGTTTTCAGTACTTCATGGTTCCGTACATCTACAACGCAGGTCTCTTCGAAGATAGGTTCATACTACTCTACGGATTCAGACAAGCATTTGGAGCAACTCCCTATTATGGTAGGGCTACAGCCGTGATGATCATTGCCACAATAATTCTGGCAATTTACATGTACGTGAATGTTAAGATAACAAGATTACAGGAGGGTGCTAAAGAATGA